GCTATTTCACTCTGGATTTCATCATCTGCATTCACGCCAGTTGCAAAGATCTTGCTAATTACGTATTTGCCATTGGCACTGGTGGATGCCGCTTTCACCGCAGCTGTCGTCGGCTTTCTGACTCGTGTAAAGCCTCAGGCCTTGATTCCTCAATTGTCCTCCCCGGAGTAAAAGAATGTACCGTTGGTTATTGATGTTGCTGGCTTTCATGCTGGCAAGCCCTGTTTCGGCGCATAGCCTGCGCGTGTTTGCTAAAGTCGACGGGACAACCGTGAGTGGGTATGCTTTTTTCATCGGCGGTGGACGGCCAGATGGGGTACGTTGGGTGGCTAAAATGCAGGATACAACGGTCGCCACAGGCACCACGGATACCAATGGGGGCTATAACTTCAGTGTGACGTTGCCTGTTACCACATCGCTTGCCATTACGGTAGATACAGGAGAAGGACATATTGCCACGGCTACGCTTGCGCCGGAGCGTTTTGGCAAAGACACATCAGGGCCGACGTCAACCTCAACTCCATTGACCTCAGTAACAAACAATACATCTAATGCAGAGGTTCCAGCACAGCTTGTGGAAGCTGCCGTTGAACGTCAGGTAGGGCCGCTCCTTGAGCGCATTGAACAGATGGATTCCCGGATGCGCTTCACCGACATCATGTCTGGCATATTTCTTATTATTGGGCTGGCAGGTATAGGGTTATGGGTACTCGGTCGCAAACGTTGATGTACCCGCAGGATCTTCGTTTGCGGTTGGTGGCTGTGCTCGGCAGTCTTGTCGCGATTACGCTGATTAACCAACTCTGGCCAGCAATTGCTGGCGCTTTCTGCATACTCGTTCTATTTGCATTGTTCCGCCAGCCTATTCCGTGGCGGAGGCTGGTTCACTTGGAAATCTTTTTGTTGCTACTGTTTATCACCTTACCTTTTAGTGTACCTGGAACACCATTTTTTCAGGTTGGCTCATTAACAGCCAGTGTTGAGGGCACAATAAGAACCTTGGTTCTGGGCTGCAAAGTGCTCTGTTCGATAATGCTAACTACCCTTTTTATTGCCAACACTGATCCGTTGAACCTAGGCATGGCAATGCGTAGTCTGTATGTACCGGAAAAACTAGTGCAGCTACTCATTGCGGTGGTGAGGTATCTGGCCGTTATCCAGGAAGAGTATTGTCGCCTTCATGATGCCATGAAGATGCGAGCTTTCACGCCACGTTCAACGCGTTATACCTGGCGTTGCTATGGTCACCTGTTTGGCATGGTGTTAGTGCGAGCAATCGAGCGTGCTGAAAGAGTGGAAGAAGCGATGCGTATGCGCAATTTCTGTGGACACTATCCCAGATCTCCTGCAACTACTCCCTACCTACATGACTGGCTTGCACTCTGCGGAATATTAATCGGAGCAATGCTTTTAGCTCTGTGGGACAAATTATGAAGACCTTGGTTAAATTACACCAGTTGAGTGTTGTGCGAGATAGTGAACCCGTGCTGCGCGGTGTGGATCTGGTGCTGGAAAGCCACGAAAGAGTGGCGATTACAGGACCAAATGGCGCGGGTAAAACCACACTGCTGCGCACAATGGTGGGACTGGAGCAGGCTACCAGCGGCGATATCATCCTATTTGGCAAACACTGCACACATGAAGCAGACTTCCGATCACATCGACCAAAAATCGGTTTTTTATTTCAGAACAGCGAAGACCAACTATTTTGCCCGTCAGTTGCTGAAGATGTAGCTTTCGGCCCGTTAAATATCGGTGCTACGCAAGAGCAAGCTCATCACAGGGCAATGGAGACATTGCAAGCACTAGGGATCACCCACCTGGCGTCGCGTTTTACGCATCGCCTGTCTGGGGGAGAAAAACGG
This sequence is a window from Dickeya aquatica. Protein-coding genes within it:
- the cbiQ gene encoding cobalt ECF transporter T component CbiQ gives rise to the protein MGTRSQTLMYPQDLRLRLVAVLGSLVAITLINQLWPAIAGAFCILVLFALFRQPIPWRRLVHLEIFLLLLFITLPFSVPGTPFFQVGSLTASVEGTIRTLVLGCKVLCSIMLTTLFIANTDPLNLGMAMRSLYVPEKLVQLLIAVVRYLAVIQEEYCRLHDAMKMRAFTPRSTRYTWRCYGHLFGMVLVRAIERAERVEEAMRMRNFCGHYPRSPATTPYLHDWLALCGILIGAMLLALWDKL
- a CDS encoding energy-coupling factor ABC transporter ATP-binding protein, translated to MKTLVKLHQLSVVRDSEPVLRGVDLVLESHERVAITGPNGAGKTTLLRTMVGLEQATSGDIILFGKHCTHEADFRSHRPKIGFLFQNSEDQLFCPSVAEDVAFGPLNIGATQEQAHHRAMETLQALGITHLASRFTHRLSGGEKRLVCLAGILAMQPEILLLDEPTNGVDTENGLKLRNALAEFHGSIVIVSHDEHFVEEISTRILHLTSGHLIPG